A region from the Muribaculum gordoncarteri genome encodes:
- a CDS encoding AMP-dependent synthetase/ligase has protein sequence MPNILTSLIGKQTLKYGERAAFSFKAEPQGKWIDTSWNEFSHKVDMAACSLEILGMEPEATVGVFSANRPEILITDFAAFANRVVPVSIYSTSSEEQVEYIVNDARINMLFVGNEEQYHIARKVQKRSRHIQQIVVYQNINLQPDDCRTMTFESFLKLGEAAGESCHEVVESRRSSATGSDLATLLYTSGTTGEPKGAMLTHDCFNAALDIHLERLPMLSDKYTSICFLPLSHIFEKAWTFFCLLKGMKVYINHDPRDIQNSIREVHPTCMCSVPRFWEKVYAAVQAKISRMNPLQKLLVKRALKVGARRNLDYVRLGRKVPAWLAAQYRFYDSKVFAPMRKVIGIEHGNIFPTAGAPLSANIVEFLHSCGINIVIGYGLSETTATVTCFPTVGYEIGTVGTVLPRIQVKLGADNEILVKGPTVMTGYFNKPEETANAFTEDGWFRTGDAGVIDDTGALILTERIKDLFKTSNGKYIAPQAIESRLGEDKYIEQVAVIGDQRKYVTAIIIPAFEALKEYARKKKIQYKSVYDLVNNSEIRRMIQERIDKLQNGFANYEKVKKFTLLPKEFSMETGELTNTLKIRRPVINRKYAHEIEAMYAQ, from the coding sequence ATGCCAAATATATTGACAAGCTTAATAGGCAAGCAAACCTTGAAGTACGGCGAGCGCGCTGCATTTAGCTTTAAGGCTGAGCCGCAGGGAAAGTGGATTGACACATCCTGGAATGAATTCAGCCACAAGGTCGACATGGCTGCATGCTCATTAGAGATACTGGGCATGGAACCGGAGGCTACTGTTGGAGTCTTCTCGGCCAACCGTCCTGAGATACTTATTACCGATTTCGCCGCCTTTGCCAACAGGGTGGTGCCGGTTTCCATATACTCGACAAGCAGTGAGGAGCAGGTTGAATACATAGTCAACGATGCCCGCATCAATATGCTCTTTGTGGGAAACGAGGAGCAGTATCACATAGCCCGAAAGGTTCAGAAACGCAGTCGTCACATTCAGCAGATTGTAGTGTATCAGAACATAAATCTGCAGCCCGACGATTGCCGCACGATGACATTTGAGTCATTTCTGAAACTCGGAGAGGCCGCAGGTGAGTCATGTCACGAAGTCGTTGAGTCACGCAGGTCGTCGGCCACAGGAAGCGACCTTGCAACTCTGCTCTATACTTCGGGTACTACCGGTGAGCCCAAGGGTGCGATGCTTACTCACGACTGCTTCAATGCCGCGCTTGACATTCACCTTGAGCGATTGCCGATGTTGTCTGACAAGTATACTTCGATCTGTTTCCTTCCGTTGAGTCACATCTTTGAGAAGGCGTGGACATTCTTCTGCCTGTTGAAGGGCATGAAGGTGTACATCAACCATGACCCGCGTGACATCCAGAATTCGATACGCGAGGTGCATCCTACATGTATGTGCAGTGTGCCGCGTTTCTGGGAGAAGGTCTACGCTGCGGTTCAGGCCAAGATTTCACGCATGAATCCGTTGCAGAAGCTGCTCGTGAAGCGTGCTCTTAAAGTGGGTGCCCGTCGCAACCTTGATTATGTGCGCCTCGGCCGCAAGGTTCCGGCATGGCTTGCCGCACAGTACCGTTTCTACGACAGCAAGGTGTTTGCGCCCATGCGTAAGGTGATAGGCATTGAGCACGGAAACATATTCCCGACCGCCGGCGCTCCGCTGTCGGCCAACATCGTGGAGTTTCTGCACTCGTGCGGTATAAACATCGTGATAGGTTACGGCTTGTCGGAAACCACCGCCACCGTTACGTGCTTCCCCACCGTGGGCTACGAGATAGGCACCGTGGGCACCGTACTTCCGCGAATACAGGTGAAGCTCGGCGCCGATAACGAGATACTGGTCAAGGGCCCCACCGTGATGACGGGTTACTTCAACAAGCCCGAGGAAACAGCCAATGCGTTTACCGAAGACGGATGGTTCCGCACAGGCGATGCCGGAGTGATCGACGACACCGGCGCACTCATCCTCACCGAGCGCATAAAGGACCTGTTCAAGACCTCCAACGGAAAATATATCGCTCCGCAGGCTATCGAGAGCCGTCTGGGCGAGGACAAGTACATCGAGCAGGTGGCTGTGATAGGCGACCAGCGTAAGTATGTGACTGCGATTATAATACCCGCCTTTGAGGCTCTTAAGGAGTATGCCCGCAAGAAGAAGATTCAGTACAAGTCGGTCTACGACCTTGTCAACAACAGCGAGATACGCCGCATGATACAGGAGCGCATCGACAAGCTTCAGAACGGATTTGCCAACTATGAGAAGGTGAAGAAGTTCACGCTGCTGCCCAAGGAGTTCTCGATGGAAACCGGCGAGCTCACCAATACGCTTAAGATACGCCGTCCGGTGATCAATCGCAAGTACGCTCACGAAATCGAGGCGATGTACGCTCAATAA
- a CDS encoding outer membrane beta-barrel protein, with protein sequence MKKYLLALCAIMGIFTAAQAQRTELTVSYGGYTQMDAMDCHDGGHDVNTAWGALNVGVNFNVAPNFWIGPSYTFSSTTRKHNSDNKFYYHAIMLNGRYNYYRNSIVTLYCKGGIGTIISHQTWDDSSKNNGYFAFQINPLGAQVGISNVVSMFGELGFGAQGLLQVGFKFNL encoded by the coding sequence ATGAAGAAGTATTTACTTGCGCTGTGCGCTATAATGGGAATCTTTACTGCCGCTCAGGCTCAACGTACTGAATTGACTGTAAGCTACGGCGGATACACTCAGATGGATGCCATGGATTGCCATGACGGCGGTCATGATGTTAACACTGCCTGGGGTGCTCTTAACGTGGGCGTGAATTTCAATGTAGCTCCCAACTTCTGGATTGGCCCTTCCTACACTTTCTCAAGCACTACGCGCAAGCACAATTCCGACAACAAGTTCTACTATCACGCAATCATGCTTAACGGTCGTTACAACTATTACCGCAATTCAATCGTGACATTGTACTGTAAGGGCGGTATCGGAACAATCATCTCGCACCAGACATGGGATGACAGCTCCAAGAACAACGGCTACTTCGCATTCCAGATCAACCCGCTGGGTGCTCAGGTGGGCATAAGCAATGTCGTTTCGATGTTTGGCGAGCTTGGTTTCGGTGCTCAGGGTTTGCTTCAGGTCGGATTCAAGTTTAATCTGTAA
- a CDS encoding sensor histidine kinase, whose translation MKLRWMFALVALMVIAAGVILAMTLNEVSSQWVVYIVEGIMLFCLVVLLLFYRTTMRLIRSVSNGMDLLREQDFSSRLAHVNQREADRIVDVFNRMMDSLKNERLKLREQNHFLDLLIGASPMGILIFDQSEVITMGNKAAASFFGYDDSSDLIGRKLIGIPSPLAAVIKGMQPETIETVRLSNSKIYRCSRLSFMDSGYAHPFVLIEHLTSEMVKAEKKAYEKVIRMIAHEVNNSVAGVNSTLDTVASMLEEESDDALHATADVLRVCQERCLTMSRFITSYADVVKIPEANLMLTDLNERVYACKEFMESMCNERDIRLHVQLCDECVQVKIDNVLFEQALVNILKNAIESIGSDGDVYITTTAKPATLTIADNGAGISPDIENKLFSPFFSSKPDGQGLGLIFISDVLTKHNCLFSLRTFDDGLTRFSIRFK comes from the coding sequence ATGAAGCTGAGATGGATGTTTGCTCTCGTTGCCTTGATGGTTATCGCTGCGGGTGTCATCCTTGCGATGACCCTCAATGAAGTGTCATCGCAATGGGTAGTCTACATCGTCGAGGGCATAATGCTATTCTGTCTTGTCGTGCTGCTTTTGTTCTATCGCACGACAATGCGACTGATAAGGTCGGTGTCCAACGGTATGGACCTGCTTCGCGAACAGGATTTCAGCAGCCGTCTTGCCCACGTAAACCAGCGTGAGGCCGACCGCATAGTCGATGTGTTCAACCGCATGATGGACAGCTTGAAAAACGAGCGGTTGAAGCTGCGTGAGCAGAATCATTTCCTTGACCTGCTCATAGGTGCGTCGCCGATGGGAATATTGATATTCGACCAGTCGGAGGTAATAACGATGGGCAACAAGGCCGCCGCGTCGTTTTTCGGCTATGACGACAGCAGCGACCTGATAGGGCGCAAGCTCATAGGCATTCCGTCGCCACTTGCCGCAGTGATAAAGGGCATGCAGCCCGAAACGATAGAAACTGTGCGCCTCAGCAACTCCAAGATATACCGCTGTTCGCGGCTGTCGTTCATGGACAGCGGATACGCCCACCCGTTTGTGCTCATCGAGCATCTTACATCCGAAATGGTCAAGGCCGAGAAGAAAGCCTACGAGAAGGTGATAAGGATGATAGCCCACGAGGTCAACAACTCGGTGGCCGGCGTAAACTCCACGCTCGACACCGTGGCTTCGATGCTCGAGGAGGAGAGCGACGACGCGCTGCACGCCACGGCCGATGTGCTGAGGGTGTGTCAGGAGCGTTGCTTGACCATGAGCCGGTTCATAACTTCCTATGCCGATGTCGTGAAGATACCCGAAGCCAACCTGATGCTTACCGACCTCAACGAGCGTGTGTATGCCTGCAAGGAGTTCATGGAGAGCATGTGCAACGAGCGTGACATACGCCTCCACGTGCAGCTGTGTGACGAGTGTGTGCAGGTTAAGATCGACAACGTGCTCTTTGAGCAGGCCCTTGTCAACATCCTCAAGAATGCCATCGAGAGCATCGGCAGCGACGGCGATGTCTACATCACCACCACCGCCAAACCGGCCACACTCACTATTGCCGACAACGGGGCCGGCATAAGCCCCGACATAGAAAACAAGCTTTTCAGCCCCTTCTTCTCATCCAAGCCCGACGGACAGGGGCTCGGATTGATATTTATCAGCGATGTGCTCACAAAACATAATTGTTTGTTCTCGTTACGTACTTTTGATGACGGACTTACTCGCTTCAGTATAAGGTTTAAATGA
- a CDS encoding sigma-54-dependent transcriptional regulator: MILIIDDDRAVCLSLELLLKRAGYEVTSVSNQADAIDYVRGNSPQLVLMDMNFSRSTSGDEGLILLRQVKLFRPAVPVILMTAWGSIPLAVQGIQAGASDFITKPWNNQLLLQRISTLLDIAGRDDEGGAAVDSDGFDRSFIIGNSPELLAVLDTIKRVAKTDASVLIMGENGTGKELIAQALHVNSRRKSKPFVKVNLGGVSHSLFESEMFGHKKGAFTGATADREGRFSVADKGTIFLDEIGDLDMSCQVKLLRVLQEHTFEVLGESTPRKVDIRVVCATNADLAQMVRDRTFREDLFYRINLITVTLPPLRERRSDIPLLVRYFADEICRLNDMPPVKIAKTAMSYLSKLPYPGNIRELKNLVERTLLVGGADELKASHFERQYAQQSSELPGKMMSLNGLTLDEIEKRTIVDALEKYNNNLSQVAQALGITRQSLYRRMEKYHIGL, translated from the coding sequence ATGATACTTATAATTGACGATGATAGGGCGGTGTGCCTGTCGCTTGAGCTGCTGTTGAAGCGTGCCGGCTATGAAGTGACTTCGGTAAGCAATCAGGCCGATGCCATTGACTATGTTCGCGGCAACTCTCCGCAGCTGGTGTTGATGGACATGAACTTCTCGCGTTCGACTTCGGGTGACGAGGGGCTGATTCTGCTCCGTCAGGTAAAGCTGTTTCGCCCGGCCGTCCCTGTAATCCTCATGACGGCATGGGGCAGCATTCCCCTTGCGGTGCAGGGCATACAGGCGGGTGCAAGCGACTTCATCACCAAGCCGTGGAACAATCAGCTGCTTCTACAGCGCATAAGCACGCTGCTCGACATCGCCGGCCGTGACGATGAGGGCGGGGCGGCGGTTGACTCCGATGGATTTGACCGCTCGTTCATCATCGGCAACAGTCCCGAGCTGCTTGCCGTGCTCGACACCATCAAGAGGGTGGCCAAGACCGACGCCTCGGTGCTGATAATGGGCGAGAACGGAACCGGAAAGGAGCTGATAGCCCAGGCGCTCCATGTCAACAGCCGACGCAAGAGCAAGCCCTTTGTCAAGGTGAATCTCGGAGGTGTGTCACACTCGCTGTTTGAGAGCGAGATGTTCGGACACAAGAAGGGTGCCTTCACGGGTGCCACCGCCGACCGTGAAGGGCGCTTCTCGGTGGCCGACAAGGGCACGATATTCCTCGACGAGATCGGCGACCTCGACATGAGCTGTCAGGTGAAGCTGCTCAGGGTGCTTCAGGAGCACACTTTCGAGGTGCTCGGCGAGAGCACTCCGCGCAAGGTCGACATAAGGGTGGTGTGTGCCACCAATGCCGATTTGGCGCAGATGGTGCGTGACCGCACATTCCGCGAAGACCTTTTCTACCGCATAAATCTTATTACCGTGACGCTGCCTCCGCTGAGGGAGCGTCGAAGCGACATTCCGCTCCTCGTGCGCTACTTTGCCGACGAGATATGCCGCCTCAACGACATGCCGCCGGTGAAGATAGCCAAGACGGCGATGAGCTATCTGTCGAAGTTGCCCTATCCGGGCAACATTCGCGAGCTTAAGAATCTGGTCGAGCGCACTCTGCTCGTGGGTGGAGCCGATGAGCTGAAGGCGTCGCACTTTGAGCGTCAGTATGCGCAGCAGTCGTCGGAACTGCCCGGCAAGATGATGTCGCTCAACGGCCTCACGCTCGATGAAATCGAGAAGCGCACGATTGTCGACGCGCTTGAGAAGTACAACAACAATCTGTCGCAGGTGGCACAGGCGCTCGGCATAACCCGCCAGTCGCTCTACCGCCGCATGGAAAAATACCACATCGGCCTATGA